The Lysobacter gummosus genome includes a region encoding these proteins:
- the mtgA gene encoding monofunctional biosynthetic peptidoglycan transglycosylase produces the protein MPSQAEAAPRPRRLRRWFRWLLALPFLFALASILQVATLRFIDPPFSAFMMIRQLEAWGSGDFGFRLAHDWRDLDEISPNVPVALVASEDQNFAEHFGFDLKAIEKARKNNERGRKVRGGSTISQQTAKNLFLWSGRSWVRKGIEAWYTVLIEAMWPKSRIIEVYANIAEFGDGVYGAQAAARTYYRKDASRLGAAEAARMAAVLPNPKRYSIAKPGAYVQRRAGAIQRQMRYIGGDGYLKQIE, from the coding sequence ATGCCGTCGCAGGCGGAGGCCGCGCCGCGTCCGCGCCGGCTGCGGCGCTGGTTCCGCTGGCTGTTGGCCCTGCCGTTCCTGTTCGCGCTGGCCTCGATCCTGCAGGTCGCGACCCTGCGTTTCATCGATCCGCCGTTCTCGGCGTTCATGATGATTCGCCAGCTGGAGGCCTGGGGTTCGGGCGATTTCGGTTTCCGCCTGGCCCACGACTGGCGCGATCTGGACGAGATCTCGCCCAACGTGCCGGTGGCGCTGGTGGCTTCGGAAGACCAGAACTTCGCGGAGCATTTCGGTTTCGACCTCAAGGCCATCGAGAAGGCGCGCAAGAACAACGAACGCGGCCGCAAGGTGCGCGGCGGCAGCACGATCAGCCAGCAGACCGCGAAGAACCTGTTTCTGTGGAGCGGTCGCAGTTGGGTGCGCAAGGGCATCGAGGCCTGGTACACGGTGCTGATCGAGGCGATGTGGCCCAAGAGCCGGATCATCGAGGTCTACGCCAACATCGCCGAGTTCGGCGACGGCGTGTACGGCGCCCAGGCCGCGGCGCGGACCTACTACCGCAAGGACGCCAGCCGCCTTGGCGCGGCCGAGGCCGCGCGCATGGCCGCGGTGCTGCCCAATCCCAAGCGCTACAGCATCGCCAAGCCGGGCGCGTATGTGCAGCGGCGCGCCGGGGCGATCCAGCGGCAGATGCGGTATATCGGCGGGGATGGGTATTTGAAGCAGATTGAGTGA
- a CDS encoding TonB-dependent receptor plug domain-containing protein, which yields MTFKTTQLRDAITFALAVGSTALAGAAVAQEANAPATKEATTLDRIEVTGSRIRQVDLETAQPVLSITRADIEKQGFQSVADILQNISATGAPTISRAQPLLAGENVGGQFISMRNLGATRTLILVNGKRLGISTSGLQDISLIPTSAVERIEVLKDGASSIYGSDAIAGVVNIITRTNFEGASANAYFGQYSQGDGATTRADFVLGFTGDRGSLTAAVEYRKEDEVFARDREFGAYPQGPMHPDRGWTTVSQWGVLNLPTAAGGNRVLNQDGDWRRLSNFHALNTDNGSREGSTVDKSNTNLQTHLRTPLESRSLFVNGVFDITDKVRFRSDMLYSSRDAERQVAGYPFQSGSAGPVPGGFKMSKDSYYNPVGTLWAPGNSTPGNTIAAQDVNFWRRTWEVPRVDKSTSTTWRFSAGLDGSFDIGERSFDWDVGYLFNNNKVTQENYGNLNIERTKQAVGPSFLNANGVVQCGSAAAPIPLSQCVPWNPYIPYGRVGDGGLTGNKALQDFLFQRLNSSGETKTNVYSANLSGSLFALPGGDFGFAVGYEHRKEEGRFIPDAQAVTGNSTTLAGGPTNGSYSVDEFFVELAIPVLADLPGAKELSFSVASRYSDYSTFGDTVNNKFGFKWKPIDSLLFRGTYADGFRAPTINDLYGGGSQTFIGFTDPCDTVFGAAKGNPTVQAACGARGVPNPATFRQLQQGLVPSTTEAPQTPVPFFSGANPNLIPETSKSRTLGVVWSPEFVEGLNVSLDWWKVKIEDTIVGDTPTQMLNDCYLRGDASRCTAFTRDPVLGYVTTLNFNSINAGYREAEGYDLELNYRLPTSIGNFNLNWQTTYTASDEIKTDTNPRSAPIQLVGHAVNQSNLGTFRIRSNASLSWEKGPLSATWGARYYSSQKESCLSAALFPSECDNPTYRAPDTGGSIRAINKLGSNTFHDVEFRVATPWNATVAIGANNVFDHLGPTLYSAPSANTAYSGQFDIGRFVYMKYQQRF from the coding sequence ATGACTTTCAAGACCACCCAGCTCCGCGACGCGATCACCTTCGCGCTCGCAGTGGGCTCGACGGCCCTCGCCGGCGCCGCCGTAGCGCAGGAAGCGAACGCCCCCGCCACCAAGGAAGCGACCACGCTCGACCGCATCGAGGTGACCGGTTCGCGTATCCGTCAGGTCGATCTGGAAACCGCTCAGCCGGTACTGTCGATCACGCGCGCGGACATCGAGAAGCAGGGCTTCCAGTCCGTCGCCGACATCCTGCAGAACATCTCCGCCACCGGCGCTCCGACCATCAGCCGCGCACAGCCGCTGCTGGCTGGCGAAAACGTCGGCGGTCAGTTCATCAGCATGCGTAACCTGGGCGCCACGCGCACCCTGATCCTGGTCAACGGCAAGCGCCTGGGCATCAGCACCAGCGGCCTGCAGGACATTTCGCTGATCCCGACCTCCGCGGTCGAGCGCATCGAAGTGTTGAAGGACGGCGCCTCGTCGATCTACGGCTCCGACGCCATCGCCGGCGTGGTCAACATCATCACCCGCACCAATTTCGAAGGCGCTTCGGCCAACGCCTACTTCGGCCAGTACAGCCAGGGCGACGGCGCCACCACCCGTGCCGACTTCGTGCTCGGCTTCACCGGTGATCGCGGCTCGCTGACCGCCGCCGTGGAATACCGCAAGGAAGACGAGGTCTTCGCGCGCGACCGCGAGTTCGGCGCGTATCCGCAGGGCCCGATGCATCCCGACCGCGGCTGGACCACGGTCAGCCAGTGGGGCGTGCTGAATCTGCCGACCGCCGCTGGCGGTAACCGTGTACTGAATCAGGATGGCGATTGGCGCCGTCTGTCCAATTTCCACGCGCTCAACACCGACAACGGCAGCCGTGAAGGCTCGACCGTAGACAAGAGCAACACCAACCTGCAGACGCACCTGCGTACGCCGCTGGAAAGCCGTTCGCTGTTCGTCAACGGCGTGTTCGACATCACCGACAAGGTCCGCTTCCGCAGCGACATGCTGTACTCGTCGCGCGATGCCGAGCGTCAGGTCGCCGGTTATCCGTTCCAGAGCGGCTCGGCCGGTCCGGTTCCGGGCGGCTTCAAGATGTCGAAGGACAGCTACTACAACCCGGTCGGCACTTTATGGGCTCCCGGCAACAGCACCCCCGGCAATACCATCGCCGCGCAGGACGTGAATTTCTGGCGCCGTACCTGGGAAGTGCCGCGCGTCGATAAGTCCACCTCGACCACTTGGCGCTTCTCGGCCGGCCTCGACGGCAGCTTCGACATCGGCGAGCGCAGCTTCGACTGGGACGTGGGCTATCTGTTCAACAACAACAAGGTCACGCAGGAAAACTACGGCAACCTGAACATCGAGCGCACCAAGCAAGCGGTGGGCCCGTCGTTCCTCAACGCCAACGGCGTCGTGCAGTGCGGCAGCGCCGCCGCTCCGATTCCGCTGAGCCAGTGCGTGCCGTGGAATCCGTACATCCCGTACGGCCGCGTGGGCGACGGCGGCTTGACCGGCAACAAGGCGCTGCAGGATTTCCTGTTCCAGCGCCTGAACTCCAGCGGCGAAACCAAGACCAACGTCTACAGCGCCAATCTGTCGGGCTCGTTGTTCGCCCTGCCGGGCGGCGACTTCGGTTTCGCGGTCGGCTATGAACACCGCAAGGAAGAAGGCCGCTTCATTCCCGACGCTCAGGCGGTGACCGGCAACTCGACCACCCTCGCCGGCGGCCCGACCAATGGCAGCTATTCGGTCGATGAGTTCTTCGTCGAACTCGCGATCCCGGTGTTGGCCGATCTGCCGGGCGCCAAGGAGCTGAGCTTCTCGGTCGCCAGCCGTTATTCGGACTACAGCACCTTCGGCGACACGGTCAACAACAAGTTCGGCTTCAAGTGGAAGCCGATCGATTCGTTGCTGTTCCGCGGCACCTACGCCGACGGCTTCCGCGCTCCGACCATCAATGACCTGTACGGCGGCGGTTCGCAGACCTTCATCGGCTTCACCGATCCGTGCGATACGGTCTTCGGCGCAGCCAAGGGCAATCCGACGGTCCAGGCCGCCTGCGGCGCGCGCGGCGTGCCGAACCCGGCGACCTTCCGTCAGCTGCAGCAGGGCTTGGTGCCGTCGACGACGGAAGCCCCGCAGACCCCGGTGCCGTTCTTCTCCGGCGCCAATCCGAACCTGATTCCGGAAACATCCAAGTCCCGCACCTTGGGCGTGGTGTGGAGTCCGGAATTCGTCGAAGGCCTGAACGTCAGCCTCGACTGGTGGAAGGTCAAGATCGAAGACACCATCGTGGGCGATACGCCGACGCAGATGCTCAACGATTGCTATTTGCGTGGCGATGCCAGCCGCTGCACCGCCTTCACCCGCGATCCGGTACTCGGCTACGTCACCACGCTGAACTTCAACAGCATCAACGCCGGTTATCGTGAAGCCGAAGGCTACGACCTCGAATTGAACTACCGCCTGCCCACCAGCATCGGTAACTTCAACCTCAACTGGCAGACGACCTATACCGCCAGCGACGAGATCAAGACCGATACCAACCCGCGCAGCGCCCCGATCCAGTTGGTCGGCCATGCGGTCAACCAGAGCAACCTGGGTACGTTCCGCATCCGTTCGAACGCCAGCCTGAGCTGGGAGAAGGGCCCGCTGAGCGCAACCTGGGGCGCGCGTTACTACTCCTCGCAGAAGGAATCCTGCCTGTCGGCGGCGCTGTTCCCGAGCGAGTGCGACAACCCGACCTATCGCGCCCCGGATACCGGCGGCTCGATTCGCGCGATCAACAAGTTGGGCTCGAACACCTTCCACGACGTCGAGTTCCGCGTCGCCACCCCGTGGAATGCCACGGTGGCGATCGGCGCCAACAACGTGTTCGATCACCTCGGCCCGACCCTGTACAGCGCACCGAGCGCGAACACCGCCTACTCGGGTCAGTTCGACATCGGCCGCTTCGTGTACATGAAGTACCAGCAGCGCTTCTAA
- a CDS encoding TonB-dependent receptor plug domain-containing protein, giving the protein MTLKTTKLRDAIVFALCVGATSLAGTGLASAQDAAAPAAPAAEDATTLDRIQVTGSRISIPGLTTNSPVMTVSQEEIARNQPVTAEDFLKIVPGAVPSIGPGTNNGANGGATINLRGLGDNRTVVLMDGRRVVPFNLFGVVDTNVIPVALIDSVDLVTGGASAVYGADAVAGVVNFVLKRNFEGVEVNSSYGQSSKQDGDRRNTTVTMGMNLDEGRGNFVLSLGKTDNDPLLQGSRGFSEFNLDSTSGEAGGSGTSIPTRVGGGLGQINPATGRFDGIVTPFNYNPYNFNQTALDRWQATALGRYEINKHAEAYTQLLYTRSNVFSQIAPGGLFGGRFDLGIGNPLIPDAARQQMCTAFNVAAADCAVGSPTTINTTLNRRTTELGTRSTDFQNKVFQATVGVRGDINDNWRYDAYWSHGEADQLTVSAGFLSKARTQQALLSTDGVNCLDPRNGCIPLNLWGPEGSISKDSKKFLEVLTFATQRVEQEVWSGSVNGDLGDNFKSPWADYPIGLAFGLEGRKVDARNQADAASRDPEEVQGSGGANPDVEGNFTLREAYVETIVPLISGKTGAQSLNFEAGYRHSEFKSGQTDVDYGSYKYGLEWAPIESLRFRGMFQRATRAPNVNELFQPVVTGLDNTAVDPCEPGQLALNGGVTGQVAALCVATGVPQAILDQFGGVDGPSAGQANAFTGGNPVLGPEKADTQTLGLVWQPLEDLSITLDYWKIDIKDAITRPVLGDALFGCYDRQFNPTLSVNNPMCQLMIGAREAGDGSLNGEARGPFLDRSNKGRITTSGWDLGVRYGIPLANEWGRLDFSLDLTKTDKYDYQGDPLVPKHDCVGVYGVSCNVIAGIVYDYKSNFRAVWSIKDFELGFNWRHLSAVDVEPGPIEWFPDYTSIDAYDYFDLTLAYELPWNARINFTVNNIADKKPPVVGSNIGSTGFNSGNTFPQYYDTLGRYYTMGITMRF; this is encoded by the coding sequence ATGACCCTGAAGACCACCAAATTGCGCGACGCGATCGTCTTCGCGTTGTGCGTGGGCGCGACCAGCCTTGCCGGCACCGGCTTGGCCTCGGCCCAGGACGCCGCGGCACCCGCCGCGCCGGCCGCTGAAGACGCCACCACCCTGGATCGCATCCAGGTCACTGGTTCGCGTATTTCCATCCCCGGTCTGACCACCAACAGCCCAGTGATGACGGTCAGCCAAGAAGAAATCGCCCGCAACCAGCCGGTAACCGCGGAAGACTTCCTCAAGATCGTACCGGGCGCCGTCCCGTCGATCGGCCCCGGCACCAACAACGGCGCCAACGGCGGCGCGACGATCAATCTGCGCGGCCTGGGCGATAACCGCACCGTCGTGCTGATGGACGGCCGCCGCGTCGTTCCGTTCAACCTGTTCGGCGTGGTCGATACCAACGTCATCCCGGTCGCGCTGATCGACAGCGTCGACCTGGTCACCGGCGGCGCATCCGCGGTGTACGGCGCCGACGCCGTCGCCGGCGTGGTCAACTTCGTGCTGAAGCGCAACTTCGAAGGCGTCGAAGTCAACTCCAGCTACGGCCAGTCCAGCAAGCAGGACGGCGACCGCCGCAACACCACCGTCACCATGGGCATGAACCTGGACGAGGGTCGCGGCAACTTCGTGCTGAGCCTGGGCAAGACCGACAACGATCCGCTGTTGCAGGGTTCGCGCGGCTTCTCCGAGTTCAACCTCGACTCGACCAGCGGCGAAGCCGGCGGTTCGGGCACCTCGATTCCGACCCGAGTCGGCGGCGGCCTGGGCCAGATCAATCCGGCCACCGGCCGTTTCGACGGCATCGTCACGCCGTTCAACTACAACCCGTACAACTTCAACCAGACCGCGCTGGATCGCTGGCAGGCCACCGCGCTGGGCCGTTACGAGATCAACAAGCACGCTGAGGCCTACACCCAGCTGCTGTACACGCGCTCCAACGTGTTCTCGCAGATCGCTCCGGGCGGCCTGTTCGGCGGCCGTTTCGATCTGGGCATCGGCAACCCGCTGATCCCCGATGCCGCCCGTCAGCAGATGTGCACCGCGTTCAACGTGGCCGCAGCCGACTGCGCAGTCGGCAGCCCGACCACCATCAACACCACGCTCAACCGTCGTACCACCGAGCTGGGCACTCGCTCCACCGACTTCCAGAACAAGGTCTTCCAGGCCACTGTGGGCGTGCGCGGCGACATCAACGACAACTGGCGCTACGACGCGTACTGGTCGCACGGTGAAGCCGATCAGCTGACCGTCTCGGCCGGGTTCCTGTCCAAGGCCCGCACCCAGCAGGCCCTGCTGTCCACCGACGGCGTCAACTGCCTGGATCCGCGCAACGGCTGCATTCCGCTGAACCTGTGGGGTCCGGAAGGCTCGATCAGCAAGGACTCGAAGAAGTTCCTCGAAGTGCTGACCTTCGCCACCCAGCGCGTCGAACAGGAAGTGTGGTCCGGTTCGGTCAACGGCGACCTGGGCGACAACTTCAAGAGCCCGTGGGCCGATTACCCGATCGGTCTGGCGTTCGGTTTGGAAGGCCGCAAGGTCGATGCGCGCAATCAGGCCGATGCCGCTTCGCGCGATCCGGAAGAAGTGCAAGGTTCCGGCGGCGCCAACCCGGACGTGGAAGGCAACTTCACCCTGCGTGAGGCTTACGTCGAAACCATCGTTCCGCTGATCAGCGGCAAGACCGGCGCGCAGTCGCTGAACTTCGAAGCCGGCTACCGCCACAGCGAGTTCAAGTCGGGCCAGACCGACGTCGACTACGGCAGCTACAAGTACGGCCTGGAATGGGCCCCGATCGAATCGCTGCGCTTCCGCGGCATGTTCCAGCGCGCGACCCGCGCCCCGAACGTCAACGAGCTGTTCCAGCCCGTGGTCACCGGCCTGGACAACACCGCGGTCGATCCTTGCGAACCCGGTCAGTTGGCGCTGAACGGCGGCGTGACCGGCCAGGTCGCGGCGTTGTGCGTCGCCACCGGCGTGCCGCAGGCGATTTTGGACCAGTTCGGCGGCGTCGACGGCCCGAGCGCCGGTCAGGCGAACGCCTTCACCGGCGGCAACCCGGTCCTGGGCCCGGAAAAGGCCGACACCCAGACCCTGGGTCTGGTCTGGCAGCCGTTGGAAGACCTGTCGATCACCCTGGACTACTGGAAGATCGACATCAAGGACGCGATCACCCGTCCGGTGCTCGGCGATGCGCTGTTCGGTTGCTACGACCGTCAGTTCAACCCGACTCTCAGCGTCAACAACCCGATGTGCCAGCTGATGATCGGCGCGCGTGAAGCCGGCGACGGCTCGCTCAACGGCGAAGCGCGCGGTCCGTTCCTGGATCGCTCGAACAAGGGCCGCATCACCACCAGCGGCTGGGATCTGGGCGTTCGCTACGGCATCCCGCTGGCCAACGAGTGGGGCCGCCTGGACTTCTCGCTGGACCTGACCAAGACCGACAAGTACGACTACCAGGGCGATCCGCTGGTGCCGAAGCACGACTGCGTCGGCGTCTACGGCGTCTCGTGCAACGTCATCGCCGGCATCGTGTACGACTACAAGTCGAACTTCCGCGCGGTGTGGTCGATCAAGGACTTCGAGCTGGGCTTCAACTGGCGCCACCTGAGCGCGGTCGACGTCGAGCCGGGCCCGATCGAGTGGTTCCCGGACTACACCTCGATCGACGCCTACGACTACTTCGATCTGACCCTGGCGTACGAACTGCCGTGGAATGCGCGCATCAACTTCACCGTGAACAACATCGCCGACAAGAAGCCGCCGGTCGTGGGCAGCAACATCGGCAGCACCGGCTTCAACAGCGGCAACACGTTCCCGCAGTACTACGACACCCTGGGTCGCTACTACACCATGGGCATCACGATGCGCTTCTGA
- a CDS encoding CBS domain-containing protein: protein MRTVRQLLEAKTAEVFAIGPDAPVIDAIRLMAEKRIGAVLVMEGARLAGILSERDYARKIVLQGRSSADTPVRDIMTAQVVSVNLNDSAERCMQIVTDKRIRHLPVVEGGEVVGVVSIGDLVKAVIEDQRVELDQLQRYIAS from the coding sequence GTGCGCACAGTAAGGCAATTGTTGGAAGCGAAAACCGCTGAGGTATTCGCGATCGGCCCCGACGCGCCGGTGATCGACGCGATCCGGCTGATGGCCGAAAAACGCATCGGCGCGGTCCTGGTGATGGAGGGCGCGCGGCTGGCCGGCATCCTGTCCGAGCGCGACTACGCGCGCAAGATCGTGCTGCAGGGACGATCGTCCGCCGATACGCCGGTACGCGACATCATGACCGCGCAAGTGGTCAGCGTGAATCTGAACGACAGCGCCGAGCGTTGCATGCAGATCGTGACCGACAAGCGTATCCGTCATCTGCCGGTGGTGGAGGGCGGGGAGGTGGTCGGCGTGGTGTCGATCGGCGACCTGGTCAAGGCGGTGATCGAGGATCAGCGGGTGGAGTTGGATCAGTTGCAGCGGTATATCGCCAGCTGA
- a CDS encoding glycosyltransferase family 2 protein, with protein MTRDRVTVVLAAFDEAQSLPLLQPRIAAALDALAAEDVEGRVLYVDDGSRDGTWAILQSFAAQDPRVGLLRLSRNFGKEAALTAGLDRIDTGAALILDADGQDPPELIPQFVARWREGFDDVYGTRLEREGENWLKRSTAHAFYRVIGRLSRTPIPADTGDFRLLSPRALDALRQLRERHRFMKGLFGWVGYNRVALPYHREPRVAGNSKFNLWRLWNLALEGITSFSTAPLRLATYLGLATALVAFAFSAKVVFKALLFGDPVQGWPTMMAVILFLGGVQLIALGLIGEYLGRLYEESKQRPLYLVDTWQPAAGVSSAQNRFPPLAEGDGRAHSKAIVGSENR; from the coding sequence ATGACCCGCGATCGCGTCACCGTCGTCCTGGCCGCCTTCGACGAAGCGCAGAGCCTGCCCCTGCTGCAGCCGCGCATCGCCGCGGCGCTGGACGCGCTCGCCGCCGAGGATGTCGAAGGCCGCGTGCTCTACGTGGACGACGGCAGCCGCGACGGCACCTGGGCGATCCTGCAATCCTTCGCCGCGCAAGACCCGCGCGTGGGACTGCTGCGGCTGTCGCGCAATTTCGGCAAGGAGGCCGCGCTGACCGCGGGCCTGGACCGGATCGACACCGGCGCGGCGCTGATCCTGGACGCCGACGGCCAGGACCCGCCCGAGCTGATTCCGCAGTTCGTCGCGCGCTGGCGCGAAGGCTTCGACGATGTCTACGGCACGCGCCTGGAACGCGAGGGCGAGAACTGGCTCAAGCGCAGCACGGCGCATGCGTTCTACCGGGTGATCGGCCGCCTCTCGCGCACGCCGATCCCGGCCGATACCGGCGATTTCCGCCTGCTGTCGCCGCGCGCGCTGGACGCTTTGCGTCAGTTGCGTGAACGCCATCGTTTCATGAAGGGTCTGTTCGGCTGGGTCGGCTACAACCGCGTGGCCTTGCCGTATCACCGCGAGCCGCGGGTGGCCGGCAACAGCAAATTCAATCTGTGGCGGCTGTGGAATCTGGCGCTGGAAGGCATCACCAGTTTCTCCACCGCGCCGTTGCGGCTGGCCACGTACCTGGGGCTGGCGACCGCGCTGGTGGCGTTCGCCTTCAGCGCCAAGGTGGTGTTCAAGGCGCTGCTGTTCGGCGACCCGGTGCAGGGCTGGCCGACGATGATGGCGGTGATCCTGTTCCTGGGCGGCGTGCAGTTGATCGCGCTGGGCCTGATCGGCGAATACCTGGGCCGGCTGTACGAGGAATCCAAGCAGCGGCCTTTATATCTTGTCGACACCTGGCAGCCCGCGGCAGGAGTATCCTCGGCCCAGAACCGGTTCCCCCCGCTCGCGGAAGGAGATGGTCGTGCGCACAGTAAGGCAATTGTTGGAAGCGAAAACCGCTGA
- a CDS encoding Hsp33 family molecular chaperone HslO — MTDTASPQAAVPEDQDRLTRFMIETAGVRGVRVHLHDTWRQIRERAEYPAAAAEMLGEAAAAAALFTGHAKVDGRLSVQLRGEGALRTLFAECTAAGTLRGIVQLAEEGGEVSRDLRDLGPQAVLAITIENPALNGRDPVRYQGLVSLESDTLAGAFEDYFRQSEQLPTRLLLAADDRHAAGLMLQKLPGDEGDDDGWARVGALFDTLNTHELMELPTDTLLTRLFHEDGVQLLGGKPLGFACSCSRERVEAMLVSLGRQEADAAAADGEAHIRCEFCGQSYRFDRNQIAGLFAAAAAEIQAPQRVQ; from the coding sequence ATGACCGATACCGCTTCGCCCCAAGCCGCCGTGCCTGAAGACCAGGACCGCCTGACCCGTTTCATGATCGAAACCGCCGGCGTGCGCGGCGTGCGCGTGCACCTGCACGACACCTGGCGGCAGATCCGCGAACGCGCCGAGTATCCGGCCGCGGCCGCGGAAATGCTCGGCGAAGCCGCCGCGGCCGCGGCGTTGTTCACCGGCCACGCCAAGGTCGATGGCCGTTTGTCGGTGCAATTGCGCGGCGAAGGCGCGCTGCGCACCTTGTTCGCCGAATGCACGGCGGCCGGTACCCTGCGCGGCATCGTCCAGTTGGCCGAGGAGGGCGGCGAGGTCTCGCGCGACCTGCGCGACCTGGGTCCGCAGGCGGTATTGGCCATCACCATCGAGAACCCGGCCTTGAACGGCCGCGACCCGGTCCGCTACCAGGGCCTGGTGTCGCTGGAGTCCGACACCCTGGCCGGCGCCTTCGAGGACTATTTCCGCCAGTCCGAGCAATTGCCCACGCGCCTGCTGCTGGCCGCCGACGACCGCCACGCCGCCGGCCTGATGCTGCAGAAGCTGCCCGGCGACGAAGGCGACGACGACGGATGGGCCCGGGTCGGCGCCCTGTTCGACACCTTGAACACCCACGAATTGATGGAGCTCCCGACCGACACCCTGCTGACCCGCCTGTTCCACGAGGACGGGGTGCAGCTGCTGGGCGGCAAGCCGCTGGGCTTCGCCTGCTCGTGCTCGCGCGAACGGGTCGAGGCCATGCTGGTCTCGCTCGGCCGCCAGGAGGCCGATGCCGCCGCGGCCGACGGCGAGGCCCATATCCGCTGCGAGTTCTGCGGCCAGAGCTATCGTTTCGATCGCAACCAAATTGCCGGCCTGTTCGCGGCCGCGGCCGCGGAAATCCAGGCCCCGCAGCGAGTACAGTGA